In the genome of Aphis gossypii isolate Hap1 unplaced genomic scaffold, ASM2018417v2 Contig01054, whole genome shotgun sequence, one region contains:
- the LOC126555743 gene encoding uncharacterized protein LOC126555743, with amino-acid sequence MENSISPTAKQTVSPPRDLLHESSVRPLPEPSVSPILETSEISIHESSEISIPKSPLSLTEEPPTSGLIQKSLLNKTSNKTPSWIKQFKELKNEQLKSARENAKQLNDRLDKLEKREKAMLKIQEELVKKLEDANNIELQKLDVFKKMFNID; translated from the exons ATGGAAAATTCCATATCTCCAACAGCAAAACAAACAGTTTCTCCACCCAgag ATCTACTGCACGAATCATCTGTGAGACCACTGCCTGAACCTTCAGTAAGTCCAATCCTCGAAACATCAGAAATTTCAATTCACGAATCATCGGAAATTTCAATTCCCAAATCTCCTCTAAGCCTAACGGAAGAACCTCCAACTTCTGGGTTGATACAAAAATCgttgttaaataaaactagCAATAAAACACCATCATGGATTAAACAGTTTAAGGAATTAAAAAACGAACAGTTGAAATCAGCAAGAGAAAATGCAAAGCAACTCAATGAtcg TCTTGATAAGTTGGAAAAAAGGGAAAAAGCTATGCTAAAAATCCAAGAAGaactagtaaaaaaattagaagatGCGAATAATATCGAACTACAGAAACTcgatgtgtttaaaaaaatgtttaacattgaTTAA